The following nucleotide sequence is from Roseivirga sp. BDSF3-8.
CAGGGTGGTGGTTTATTACAATGGTGGCGTGGCTAGTGTCAGGCCGCAACCTGACACCCGATGGGTATAACCTTGGGCTAAAGTATCAGTGTGGCGAGTTTATGAAGCGGTACTATTATCTGCATCTCAATCACAAAATGCCTGACTCATACGGACATGCCAGGGACTTTTTCAATCCCTCACTAAAAGCGGACGTATAAATGCCGAGCGTTGGCTGCGCCAGTATACGAATGGGGCAGATACTTTCCCAAGCCAGATGATCTGCTGGTGATGGGACCTACCCTGTTCAATCCTTACGGGCATGTAGCTATAGTATCACAGGTAATGGAAGATCGTATACAGATCATACAGCAAACCCGTGGCCTGCAGGAAAGTCACGCGTATTTCTTGCATTGGAAGTTAAAGTAGGCAGGTATTATATAAGAGAGTCTGAGGTATTGGCTGGCTGATACTTGATACTGAGCCTACCACTAAAACAGCGCATTGACCACCGGGAGACCTTTCATGTGTCTTTTTGAGGATATATGATATATTGTAACCTGTACTATTGACTGCCTGACGAGCCTGATAAAATAAAAATGAGATATACTTACCCCTTCCTTTTCACCTTTCTATCTGCCATACTATTACACTTTACATGCCTGGCGCAGGATATAGAGCGGCTGGATGGCTCCACAATAAGTCCGGAGGCACTTACGGAAAAAGTAAAAAGCCTGACTGAGGCGGGTGAAGTGCATGGCCTTGCCCTTGCCGTATTTAATAATGATGAAGCAGTATATACAAAAACCTTTGGGTACCGTGATCTTGCCAAAGGCTGGCCACTGAATCTGAATACTAATATGTACGGAGCTTCTCTTAGTAAGGCCGTATTTGCCGTATTGGTGATGAAGCTGGTAGAAGAGGAGGTGCTTGACCTGGATACGCCACTGCAAAGCTATTTGCCCAAAAAGATATACGAGTATGAGCCCCAGACCCGTTGGCACGATCACTATGGAGACCTGAAAGATGATAGCCTGTACCACAAGATCACGGCCCGTATGGCCCTGGCCCATACCAGTGGCTTTCCTAACTGGCGCTTTTATGAAGAAGACAAGAAACTGCGCGTAAAGCAGGAGCCGGGTAGTGGCTACCTATATTCCGGCGAAGGCATGGTGTACCTGCAGGTGGTGATAGAAAAGATGACCGGCCGCGGGCTGGAAGAGTTGGCTCAGGAAAAGGTGTTCGAACCTTTGGGAATGGAGAATTCAGCTTACCAATGGGAAGACCGCTGGAAAGCCGAATTTGCCCGCGGGCACAATACGAAAGGCGAAGGCTATGGTAAAGATATTGACAACGAACCCCGCGCGCCCAGCACCCTGGAGACTACAGCATCAGACTATGTCCTTTTATGGAGGCCGTCTTACAGGGGAAGTTGATTTCAGAAGCTTCCTACAACGAAATTTTCAGTCCGCAGGTAAGGATCAGGAGCAAAATCCAATTTGGCCCAGGCTCCCTGGAGGAAACTGATAAATATGACGATATCAACCTCAGTTATGGGCTTGGCTGGGGCTTACTAGACACGCCTCACGGCCCGGGTGCTTTTAAAGAAGGGCACGGTAATGGTTTTCAGCATTACACCATACTATTCCCCGAAGCAGGAAAAGGCATTATGATGTTGACAAATAGCGACAATGGGGAAGGCATCTTTAAAGAACTACTCGAACTTGCCATTGGTGATACCTACACTCCATGGGAGTGGGAAAATTATATACCTTACCAGGAGAGGTAGTCAAATAAACCACTTTTAATGATCATGAAGCTTAAGTATATTGTATTTGGAGGACTTATTAGCGTATCGCTTGTTATCATAGGAGGGATGCTGAAAATCCTCCACCTGCCCGGAGCAAACATCGCTTTAGCAGCTGGGGTCATTATGGGAAAAATAGTGCTTCTGCTAGGGCTTATTAAAGTGCTCACCCACAACCGGTTTAAAGACATCTTGAATACATGATTAGCGAAAATAGGGTCAGGTATTTATCATTACTTATCAGCCCCGGCGTGTGTGTAAGCCTGGCTTTGGCTCTTATATTCCTGAAAACAGCGTTTAATTTTATCCCCTTTGCTATACATCAGGCATTTTTTCACTGACTTAGTAAGTGAAAGCACTTTTATCATTGCATTCCATATTCTTTTTTCCGCCGCTCTGGTATTTCCAATCTATCATTTGATAAAAAGCTTGCTTGCATCGCATCATGGACGTAGTTAGTTTATATAGCTTTTATTATCTCACTTCGATCAGGCTATCTAGAAACGCTATGTTCAGTTCTTTCAACTCTACTGTGTCCTGCTGCTCTGAGGCTACGTACAGGTCCTCGCAGCCGGAGTCGCTGTAATAGCAGATATTGATTTTTTTCAGAAGGGCGTCTAAATCATCAAAAATAACTTCTACCTCCATATGGTTTCTCATAGATTGATGAGTATAGGTGAGAATCCCATCGTTCCACTTCAGTTTTTTATCATCTTTGTATTGAATGCTTTCACCTCCAAGATTTCCGGAAGACTCTATTTGATTTATTTCGCCATCTTCATTTCCTAAAAGATATATTATGGCTGTAAAGGTATCATCATTATAGTCTTCGGGCCCCCTTCAAAAGTTAATAAAGCTATTGCATCATCAATACCATCACCGTCAAAGTCCGTTTTGATGTAATTAAATCCTTCATCAGTTTCTACAATGTAAAACCCTGGTTCAGTGCCTTCAACTATGGCTTGCTCAAACTCATTCCATTCTATTACCCGGGACTCGGAAATAGGTTCAGATGAAATGTCTACTGTATCAGCATTTGTAAGGGTAGGAGTTATTTCCTGTGTCACGGTATCCTTGACTTTTGCCTCATCTTGGTAAGATGTGCAACCAGGGCTGAAAAAGAAACAAAAAAGAAGTGAAATTAATCCAAATGTAAAACTGAGGTTTACCTGCATAGTATAGTATGGTTGAGTCTTCCTTACGGGAATTATTGTATGAAGCGCTGATTATTTTAAGCTATCCAAAAGTTCCATATTCAAGGAGTGTAAATCTATTGTATCCTGCGATTCAGAGGCTACATATAGGTCTTCACACCCTGAGTCACTGTAATAACAGATGGATACCTTATCAATTATTTTGGTTTTAATATCAATCACCTTAATGTCAATCTCCATGTGGTTTCTCATGGATTGGTGGATATAGGTTAATACTCCATCGTTCCAAGTTAGTTTTTTATCATCTTTGTACTGAATACTTTCTCCACCAAGTTCGCCAGAGTAGGATAGCTGCTGTAAATTACCTGCTTTATCTTCCCTAAGAAGAAGAAGAAAAACCTCTGTTTCTGAGGTGTAATTCTGAGGATTGGCTTCTTTTGTAAGTAGTACCGCAACATCACCATCCTTTCCATCATTATTCAAATCTCCTTTCACATAGTCATAACCTTTTTCAGTTTCAACTAAATAAAATTCGTAGTCAATAGCCTTAAGTAAAGTGTCAGCAAATTCATCTATAATAGGGAGGGATTCAGTACCTTCAATAGTTATTGAGGATTCTAAATCCGTTTCGGTTTGAGCTGTATGTTTAGTGGAATCTACAATAGCTTCTGAATTTTTTGTCTCATTTTGACAGCTATTGAGGCTTAAAAGCATAATAAGAACTACAGAGGTATAAAGTTGTAATTTCATATGGTGAATTGGTTGATGAAATATTATTCATTATTAATACGAATCTGGGATAGATTGTAAGTGCTGCTTTTAACTTCATTATCGCCAATATGTAGCTTATTGCTTTTACTGATTCCTGTTCTTTCTTTGAAAGAAGACCCCGGATCAAAATACTTGTAGTACCAGCCTTTACTGTCTTTTGCTTTACCTACAATTATGATGAAGTGATCTGACGTACCTTCGTTTCGCTGTACGGGACCTTCTTTGCCTTTATCTACAGCTACAAACACTCCTTTCCCTTTACGCAATTGGCCATCTATGTATTGTATGCCTAGAGTAGCCTGTTTGGTAAAATTCCCGTCCTTGCCGCTCTCTTCCACGAAGGTTTGTATTTTGGTTTCTTTTCCCTGTGGGGTGGCCCCGGTAAATCCTAACATTTTCTTAGCAGCATCAAAACAACAGACCATATTACCTTTTGTATCATAATCTTTGTCCTTAGTGAAAAGAGCTTGTTCTTTGGAATCATCCATATCAAACCATTTAGCCTTTCCATCGTATTTGTCGTAAACCTGTTGGATTATCTCACTAGATGCTTTATGCAGCTCATTAGCATCATCGTAGCCGGTTAGCTCAGTAACATAGTCAATGTATTCTTTTTCCGTATCGCCACTGTAGAAGTTGTAGCCATAACGGAACTGGCTTACCCATTGCGAATCGGTAAGCAGGGTCACTTCTTCATGCAGGGGTTCCTCTCCCGAGTAGTTGTTATGCACTTTGGTCATAGACTGTACCGATACATCAGTAATGCCTCCTTTACTCACCAGCCCGTCGCCCTGGGCTACGCTCTTTTGATTTCCTGAGCTGTAGGTGGTAGTGGCTCCGTACTTCTGGTAGCTCTTAATGGCTTCAATTGTTTCCGTAAGCTGGTCATCTTTCACCACAGCATTTGAGGCGACAAGACCGTTCACCGTAGTGATTTCCCCACTACCCGCAGCCAGATAGCCAAAGGTGACCAGGAAGGACTGGATGAGCTGTACATCCTTTGCCTTATTAGTACCGCCCTTACCCACACTGGCAGATATCTTACTTTCGCTAAGTTTGGTGACCGCGGCACCTGACTTTGAGGCCTCCGGGGCTACGGTTTGCTGTTCACTGCCAGCATCAGTTATTGCCGTAATCCTGTTGTACTGTTTTTCCTTTGCTTCAAGGCTAAAGTAGTTGTTTTCAGGAGACAGTGCATCCGCCAGGTCGTCCAATAGTGCCTTGTTATACTGGCCCAGCGTAGCATTATCCGAGTTGCTGACCATGGCATAGGCCAGGTTATCCTCCGAATTACTGCCAAGCTTTTCCAGGATGGTCTGAATGTGAGGAGCCCCCCCGTTAGAGGCATAGGGGATCAGTGCTTTACCGAGCTCCACCATGTCTATCTTACCCCCATCATACCGGGTATACAGCGCTTCTACTTTTTGCTTGTAGTCAGGTGTTTCCGCCGCTTCTTCTGCTTTTGCTGCAGCCTCCTGTTGAGGTCCGTGCAGTAGCTCACGAATCTTGTTATCAAATGCGGCTTCACCGCTAAGATTATACCTGGCTTTAAAGTCCGCGATAGCCTTCCTGGATTTAGGGCCAGTCTGACCGTCTATCCGGCCATCGTAAAGTCCCTCAGCTTTCAGCACCGTCTGTTTATCGGCAAAGTTCAGTAGCGTGTCATAATAACTGGCGCCCCCATCGGCAGACTGCAGACGGGTGTAGTGGGCTTTTGCCTTATTGGCAAACTCATCCGCTTTATCCGTCCCGTTGATTATTCTTCGGGCATTTACCCAGTCAGTCTTATTATCATTAAAGTAGTCGTTAAGTTTTTTCCCGGTAAACATGCCGGTTACCATACCTCTGATCGTCACCGTGGCAGCTATTTCCGGCACCAGCGCTTTGTCAGGCGTTGCCACCAGGTCTTCACCTGTAAAATCTGAAGCCTTCTTGTAGTTGTTTTCCCAGGTTAGCTGTACAAAACCCCTTCCATAAAATCCGCTGTCCCAGTACCGGTTTTGCAGACGGATCAACTCCCTCTGCCCCGCTGTCCTGGCGGAAATCTGCCTTTTTTCCGATTTGGATCTGAAGTTACATTCACCCTCCACCGTAGCCAGTATGTAGGCAAGCTTGCGTTTATCGCCGTCGCCGTGGGTATTCCACATCGAGATCAGCAAGGCCACATTTCCGGCGGCACTATTTTTCGCTTTGGCCTCCAGACCACCTTCTTTGTTGCCGGATGGCTCCAGGCCCGCAGCCTGCTGTTCCCGGCGGGCAGCCTCTGCTTCAGCTTCGCGGCGTCTTCTTTCTTCCTCCGCCCTTCGGCGTGCTTCTTCAGCCTTACGCCTGGCCTCTTCCTCGCGGCGGGCTATCTCCTCAGTCTTTATCGTATCCACCTGCTGGTCAAGCTCAGCCAGGGCATTGCCTCCTTTTTCCGTTTCCCCGGCCAACTGCTCACCATCAACGGCCCCTGTACCACGGGCCAGGTCAATGCTTTGGATAAAGGATTGCACCTCACTGATGATAGCCCCAAACTCCGTCTGCTGGATCTTTATGAGCGCCTGCACATCATTTTCAGCCTGCACACTTGTCTTAAAGTTATTTAGCTTACTCACCTGCGCATCCAGTTGGGGTATCAGGCCCTGGTACCGGCTCACGTCTGCTTCCATGCCTGTGATGCTCCCTTCCACCGAGCTTATCAGAGCACCGTAGTTGGCGATCAACTGGCTATAGGATGCCTGAAAAGCCGCCTGCTGTTCCTCCGAGCCATATTCTTTCAGCGTCTCGGCAGCGGCATCGGACCTTTCGCGGGCATCATTCAGCTTGTCGGACGTCTCGCTGAGCAGCGTGCGGGCCTTCTCCGCATCCGTACCCGCCAGTTGCATGGCCTCCTTCGTTTTAGTCAGAACCTCCGTAAGCTGGCTGTTCAGGGCGCCAATTTGCTGGGTTATGCTGCCTTTGATGGCATTTACCTTACCTGTAAGTACCTCCTGGTAGTCCGGAAACCACTTCTCCAGTAGCCGGAAGTACCGTTTACTACCCCACTGATCATCTTTCCGGCCATTCATGCGCTTCAGGAACTTCTCCACCTTTTTATCAAAGTCCTCCCGCTGGTCCGGGTCAGTGATCAGCTTTCGTTTGGCATCCAGGTAGACAGCAAATTCGCTCTTGAGGTGGTCCTGTTCCGCCTGTGATATTTCCGAGTAATCAGTGAACAGCGGCGATTCTTCAATTCTGTCAAATAAGCCACCGATCCTATCCCCCAGCGTGAGGTTATTTACCTGGGAAGAAAGGCTGGAAGATTGTAAGCCCATCATCCGCCCGTTGGCAGGCCGTCGCCGGGCGTGGGCTGACCTCTCCGGTTGGTTCTGTTTATTTTCTTTTACCTTATCCCCTGGTCCTGACATGGCTTTGCTACAGCGTTAGATGGCTTTTCCTTTTTTTCTCAGCTCTTTAAGTACCGCATTGGTAAATACCTCATCAGATACAGTACTTACATTTTCGTGCAGACACATCATGGCACAGTAATGCAGTACATTATTTATTTCCGCACCCGACAGCTCGTACTTTTGGGCTACCCGTTTCATCATCTCCATGTCCTCTATTTGGTATTTCTTTTCAAAAGCACGCTTGAACAGCTCCAGGCGGAGAGACCTGTCCGGCATGCTGAACTGTATCATGGATTGAAACCTGCGCGAGAAAGCGCTATCGATGTTTTCCTTAAAGTTACTGGAGAGAATAACCAGGCCGTTAAAGTCTTCAATGCGCTGCAGCAGGTAGGAGACCTCCTGGTTCGCATACCGGTCATTGGATGAGTTTACCTGCGTTCTTTTACCGAATAACGCGTCCGCCTCATCAAAGAATAATATCCATTTTTTGTTCTCAGCCTTATCAAAAATAAGGGACAAGTTCTTTTCCGTCTCACCTATGTACTTGCTCACCACCATAGACAGGTCTATGCGGTACACCGGTAGTCCCGCCTCTTTTCCCAACAGGCAGGCGGCCATCGTCTTACCCGTTCCTGATGGCCCGAAGAATAGCGCCCTGTATCCCTTTTTCGTCTTTTTGCTTACCACCTCGTCCTTCGCCAGCCGTTCCCGCTCCTTCAGCCAGATATTGATCTCTTCCAGAGCAAAGCGCGTGTCACTGGGTACCACCAGGTCCTCCCAATCCTCGCGCGTCTGTACAAGCTGAGCCGGAAAGGTTTTGCTAAACTGAGGCCGGTAAGGCTGATTCAACACCAGTATGTTATAGAACTCCTCATTTAGCCTAAAAGCACTCAGCAGACGATTATGCGTCCGGGAGGTCAGGATATTAATCACCCCCATAGACCACAGAGGGTGTGTTTCATTAAGTACATTGGTAAGCAACCGTGTCCGTGTACCTATATCGTTACCCGCCACCACAAACAAGACTGTTTGCAATGTAGGAACGAAGCCAAACTGGCTCTCACTTTGTATGCCACCAAGAGTATCCAGGCCATAGCCGCTTTGTAAGGCCTTAGTAAAAGGCTCATGCAGGGAAGGAGCCAGGTAAGGAGAGAGGGCAAAAATGATGACCAGCCGTTCAGCAATTAGTGATGCGGCATCAGTAAAGTCAGTTTCTTCTCTGAATCCCTTTAGCAGATCACCAAAAGGGGTGTGTGCAGGCCATGGCTGCGGTAAAAATTCCTCCAATGCCGGTGGGGTAGCCTGTGAGGTTTGTGTCTCCTCAAGTCTCTTTGCGATCAGCTTTTTCGCCCACTCTATTTCCAATTCTATCATAAACTGGTCTTGCCGCTTCCGGCATCGGAAGCATGGTCATTTTACATTACAGAAATGCAAGTGAAAGATTTAGTAGCCAGCAAATTAATAAAACGCCATGGTACTTTTCCGTCCAGGTAAGTTATGCATGGATTTTAACTCAATATTTGCTTACCCTATTTCTTCGTATATTTTGCCCGGAACCAAACCCGAAGATATGCCACGTTTACTTACCCTGTTACTTTGTCTGTTTATGTTCGCTGCCTGTACCGAGCAGCAAGCAAGCGAGTCTAAAGACCAAATTGCAGAGAATACTGCAGCTAAGGATACAGAAACAGAGCGTACCTGGTGGAAAGAGGGCATTGTATATCAGATTTATCCCCGAAGTTTTAAAGATACGAATGGTGATGGGGTGGGGGACCTGCGCGGTATTATAGAAAAGCTGGATTATATCAAAAGCCTCGGGGTAGACATCGTATGGCTCAACCCCATTTACGCCTCGCCAAATGATGATAATGGCTATGATATCAGCGACTACCGGGCCATCATGCCCGAGTTTGGGACCATGGAAGACTTTAACGAAATGCTGGCAGGCATGCACGAGCGCGACATTAAGCTAGTGATGGATCTGGTTGTAAACCACAGTAGTGACGAACACGAGTGGTTTGAGCAGTCACGTAGCAGCCGGGATAATCCCTACCGTGACTATTACCACTGGTGGCCTGCGGAGAAGGAGAAGCCCAACCCGCGCTTTAGCTTCTTTGATGTAAATAACGATGCCTGGATGTACGACTCTACCACCAATGCTTACTATCTGCACTACTTCTCCCGGAAGCAGCCCGACCTTAACTGGGAAAATCCCAAAGTGCGAGAGGAAGTGAAAGACATTATGCGCTTCTGGCTGGACAAAGGTATAGACGGCTTCCGTATGGATGCTTTTCAGTATGTAAGTAAAGACACTACCTTTCCCAAATTGCCCGAAGGCTATGAAAAGGATATCATCAAATATTATGGCATGGGGCCCAATCTCCACCCCTACCTGAAAGAACTCAATCGCGATGTACTCAGTGAATATGATGTCATGACCGTAGCCGAAGGTGCCGGTAGCACCTACCAGGATGCCATAGACCTTGTGCACCCCGATAGTAATGAGCTTAATATGGTCTACCACTTCGAGGGCATGGACGTCGGCTCCAGCCTGGACGGGTACAAGCTCACCGAGTTTAAGAAAGTCTACTCCGAATGGGACAGCGTCCTCGCGGGTAATGGATGGAATTCCATCTTCCTTGCTAATCATGACCAGCCCCGTATGGTCAGCAAGTACGGTAACGACAGTCCGGAATTTCGTGCCCCCTCATCCAAAATGCTCACCACCTTCATCCTTAGCATGCGTGGTACGCCCTACTACTATTATGGCGATGAGCTGGGCATGACAAATAATGAGGCTTTTCAGGAGATCGGAGATTTCCAGGATATTGCCGCCCGTAACAGCTACGAAGGCGCCCTTGAAAGGGGAGAGAATATGGACAATTTTATGGCCCACCTGCGTTTTATGAGCCGGGACAATGGCCGTACCCCCATGCAATGGAATGACACCGAACATGCCGGCTTCACCGACGGGGAACCCTGGCTTATGCTTAACCCCAACTATGAGCAGATCAATGTAGAGGCCCAGGAGGATGACCCTAACAGCGTACTCAACTACTTCCGCCGGATGGCGCAATTGCGTCAGGAAAATCCAGTGCTCGTGTATGGAGACTACGAACTGCTTTTCCCTAATCATGAGCAGGTATATGCCTACACCCGTTCCCTGGATGGAAAAGAAATGCTGGTGATGCTCAACTTCTCTGAAGAGGAAGTCAGTGTAGACCTACCCCTGGCCCAGCAGCCCGGCGATGTGGTCATCAATAACTATGAAAATACCCGGCTTGAAGGGAGTAATGTGACTTTGGAGCCATATCAGGCGGTGATATGGGAGATTTGAGGGTTGATGAAGGGACATCCAATGGTGCCGACATCTGCGGAACAGATGATGCAGGGTGTATTGTAACGTTACATGATCGACCTACATACAAAGAGAATTGTAATATCCATTTACTCTAAACAATATAACTATGAAAAGAAATAAGGTTTCTATTAAGTCCTTGCAGGTCAGTAGCTTTATTACGGGAATTCAAGGGATAAGGGGTGGAGTCATCGGCAGAGCTACTGACCCGTATACTCACGAAGTATCCCAAGGAATCGGTGAAGGCGATTGTGGAACAGAAGATGTGGGCTGTGAAGAGAGCGTGCATAATTGCGGTACTACTATAACCCAGTGATAGTCTATCGATTACCTTGATGGTCGCTGGCGTGAATTAAATGTTTACTTTTTTTAAAACGAAACATAAGAGGGTAAAGCGTCATCGACATCAATAAAAAATCCCCTGCCATTACCGGCAGGGGATTTTAATTTGGTGGCAGCAATTAGATTATTTCTCCCGCGTAGTGATCTCTACCACGCCATTCAGGGCGCCTCTTTTACCATACTTTTCATATGCCTTCTCACCTTTCAGCACAGTTATATCGGTGATTTTATCCCGCTCAAGCGGTAGAGCAGTTTTGTCTTCTGAGGAATCGTAGATTTTGCCATTGATAACAAACAGCGGCTGCCCCTCAGATCCCCTGGATTCGACGTCAGTTTTCCGTACTTTCACCACCCCTTCTAAGTCAGCGTCTTCATCCGCATCTGAATCGATGTCCTCATCAACATTAACATCCTCGTCCATATCTACATCCTCGTCTATGTCGAAATCAATATCATCTGAGTCAACGTCAGGATTAGGATCTGGGTCTGGGTTTTGACCCTGATCGGATTTTGGGGTCAATTCATTTTTTTGCTCCTTTTTGATCTTAACACGCTCGCGCACCACAATTTTCACCACCCCGTTTTTGCCTTTTTCGCCGTATTTTTCTGTAGCCTCTTTGCCTTTCATCACATCCATGGTCAGAATGTCATCCGGGTTTACAGTACGGAAGCTTTCCACTTCTTCTCCATTAATGATATAAAGCGGGGGCGGGTAGTTGTCGCCGGTTTTAACGATCTTCGTGCCTTCAAACATCTCTTCCACCTCCTCTTGCGAACCTTCCGTAGGAGAAACCACCACCTTCATTTCCTCTCTTTCAGCGTCGGTCAGGTACTCTTCCTTGTCATCTTTCAGAATGATCTCTATTACCTTTTGTCCCGCAGAACCACCATATGCAGTTACAGTCTCAATGCTATTTGTCACATTGATTGATTTAATATCATCCGGATCTATATGGTCAACTGATGAATAGACCTTCCCATCCACTACATAAATGGTATCGCTGGCGGCCGTAAGCTCGGTTGTTGGCTTTTCGCTTACCTGTGCATCTGCCTGGTCTGCCCAGAGTACCAGCAGTGCCAGTGCCATGGGTACGGCTACCGCTGCTTTCAGGGCACTTAATGGTTTATTTCTTCTTTTATTCATCATAATGATTCTGTTTTTCAAGGTTGGTTGTGAAAAAGTGTGTATCAGGTGGCGACTTGCCGCTTTCGAGCTAAAGGCCAGCAAGGCCTTCTGATAGTGTATTCTTGCCATAGCAGATTCAGGTGTGCGGTTAAAGCTTATAGATGCCTCATCAGCCAGATACTCGTGCACTTCACGCACACTATTGCGGTAGGCCCAGACAAAAGGATTAAACCACTGTAGCGCCAGGCCTATCTCTACCAATAGCACATCTATAGTGTGTAGCTGGCGTACATGCGCCTGCTCATGGCGGAGCACCGCTTCTATTGCCCCAGGTTCGATATGTTCAGGTATAAATATGATTTGCATAAAGGAAGCGGGTGAGTGTATCCGGGGTGACCTGTATACCGCATGATTCGCCACAATTTCCCTCCGGGCGCTTATTTTCAGGCGATACATTCGCCAAAGGCCAATGCCGAGCCGAATGACCAGTATGGCTAAACCCGTAAGGTAAATCCAAAGGCTTATCTGCGGTACCATCTGTAATAAGGTTTCCCAAAGGGCAGGTTCAGCCACCTCTGGGGTAAGGGACTCTGTTTTTGGCAGTATAGGAAGCTCAAAAGCCGGTGCCTGAGATTCAGCAGGTTGAATAGCCAGCCAGGGCACATTGATGAAAGGCAGTAAAAATGAAAATATAAAACTACCAATTAGATAAGTACGGTTGAATCCAAAAAGCGTACTGCGCCGAAGCAAGAGGTAATACACTGCATAGAAACCCGTGAGACTCAGAGCCACATAAAGAAGATAGGTGAGTACATTAGTCATCATCACGTTCCGCTTTTTTGTCTATCATATCCATGAGTTCCTTCAGGTCCTCTTTGCCAATGTTCTCCTCACGGGCAAAGAAAGAAAGCACTTCCTTATAGCTATCCGAAAAGTAGTCCTGTACCACGTTTTTAAGGTAAAACTTACGGTATTCGTCCTTACTGATAACCGGGTAGTACTCATAGGTTTTACCGTAGGCCTTGTGTGCCACAAAGCCTTTGGTTTCGAGTATTCGTACCACTGATGACACCGTACTGTGCGGGGGCTTGGGGGAAGGCATCTCGGCAATAATGTCTCGCACAAACCCCTTCTTCATCTCCCAGAGGATCTGCATGACCTCCTCTTCCTTTTTGGTGAGCTGTTCCATACCTACAATGTATAACGTATTTTTCAGTTACACAACGTAAATTTACGTTATATGGTTTTTTTTGGTTAGTAAAGTTCTGATTTTCAGTTAAAAAAGATGATGATACTTGTTTTGGGCCGTCATTGAGGAGCTCAGATAAAGTGTTCCATTACCCACATGATGTACATAATAGGAGGGAGGTGGAAGCCCATCATCATCACGTACTAGGCTATGGCCCCATGCGCTTTGGTCGCCTCGGTATTTATATACCTGTTATCTCCAATAAGATTCTGACCGAACAGCTTCGCGAGCTGGAAGAGGATGGCATTATTACACGTAAAAAGT
It contains:
- a CDS encoding CHAP domain-containing protein, whose amino-acid sequence is MAAPVYEWGRYFPKPDDLLVMGPTLFNPYGHVAIVSQVMEDRIQIIQQTRGLQESHAYFLHWKLK
- a CDS encoding serine hydrolase domain-containing protein → MRYTYPFLFTFLSAILLHFTCLAQDIERLDGSTISPEALTEKVKSLTEAGEVHGLALAVFNNDEAVYTKTFGYRDLAKGWPLNLNTNMYGASLSKAVFAVLVMKLVEEEVLDLDTPLQSYLPKKIYEYEPQTRWHDHYGDLKDDSLYHKITARMALAHTSGFPNWRFYEEDKKLRVKQEPGSGYLYSGEGMVYLQVVIEKMTGRGLEELAQEKVFEPLGMENSAYQWEDRWKAEFARGHNTKGEGYGKDIDNEPRAPSTLETTASDYVLLWRPSYRGS
- a CDS encoding ATP-binding protein, coding for MIELEIEWAKKLIAKRLEETQTSQATPPALEEFLPQPWPAHTPFGDLLKGFREETDFTDAASLIAERLVIIFALSPYLAPSLHEPFTKALQSGYGLDTLGGIQSESQFGFVPTLQTVLFVVAGNDIGTRTRLLTNVLNETHPLWSMGVINILTSRTHNRLLSAFRLNEEFYNILVLNQPYRPQFSKTFPAQLVQTREDWEDLVVPSDTRFALEEINIWLKERERLAKDEVVSKKTKKGYRALFFGPSGTGKTMAACLLGKEAGLPVYRIDLSMVVSKYIGETEKNLSLIFDKAENKKWILFFDEADALFGKRTQVNSSNDRYANQEVSYLLQRIEDFNGLVILSSNFKENIDSAFSRRFQSMIQFSMPDRSLRLELFKRAFEKKYQIEDMEMMKRVAQKYELSGAEINNVLHYCAMMCLHENVSTVSDEVFTNAVLKELRKKGKAI
- a CDS encoding alpha-glucosidase, whose protein sequence is MPRLLTLLLCLFMFAACTEQQASESKDQIAENTAAKDTETERTWWKEGIVYQIYPRSFKDTNGDGVGDLRGIIEKLDYIKSLGVDIVWLNPIYASPNDDNGYDISDYRAIMPEFGTMEDFNEMLAGMHERDIKLVMDLVVNHSSDEHEWFEQSRSSRDNPYRDYYHWWPAEKEKPNPRFSFFDVNNDAWMYDSTTNAYYLHYFSRKQPDLNWENPKVREEVKDIMRFWLDKGIDGFRMDAFQYVSKDTTFPKLPEGYEKDIIKYYGMGPNLHPYLKELNRDVLSEYDVMTVAEGAGSTYQDAIDLVHPDSNELNMVYHFEGMDVGSSLDGYKLTEFKKVYSEWDSVLAGNGWNSIFLANHDQPRMVSKYGNDSPEFRAPSSKMLTTFILSMRGTPYYYYGDELGMTNNEAFQEIGDFQDIAARNSYEGALERGENMDNFMAHLRFMSRDNGRTPMQWNDTEHAGFTDGEPWLMLNPNYEQINVEAQEDDPNSVLNYFRRMAQLRQENPVLVYGDYELLFPNHEQVYAYTRSLDGKEMLVMLNFSEEEVSVDLPLAQQPGDVVINNYENTRLEGSNVTLEPYQAVIWEI
- a CDS encoding M56 family metallopeptidase, producing MMTNVLTYLLYVALSLTGFYAVYYLLLRRSTLFGFNRTYLIGSFIFSFLLPFINVPWLAIQPAESQAPAFELPILPKTESLTPEVAEPALWETLLQMVPQISLWIYLTGLAILVIRLGIGLWRMYRLKISARREIVANHAVYRSPRIHSPASFMQIIFIPEHIEPGAIEAVLRHEQAHVRQLHTIDVLLVEIGLALQWFNPFVWAYRNSVREVHEYLADEASISFNRTPESAMARIHYQKALLAFSSKAASRHLIHTFSQPTLKNRIIMMNKRRNKPLSALKAAVAVPMALALLVLWADQADAQVSEKPTTELTAASDTIYVVDGKVYSSVDHIDPDDIKSINVTNSIETVTAYGGSAGQKVIEIILKDDKEEYLTDAEREEMKVVVSPTEGSQEEVEEMFEGTKIVKTGDNYPPPLYIINGEEVESFRTVNPDDILTMDVMKGKEATEKYGEKGKNGVVKIVVRERVKIKKEQKNELTPKSDQGQNPDPDPNPDVDSDDIDFDIDEDVDMDEDVNVDEDIDSDADEDADLEGVVKVRKTDVESRGSEGQPLFVINGKIYDSSEDKTALPLERDKITDITVLKGEKAYEKYGKRGALNGVVEITTREK
- a CDS encoding BlaI/MecI/CopY family transcriptional regulator gives rise to the protein MEQLTKKEEEVMQILWEMKKGFVRDIIAEMPSPKPPHSTVSSVVRILETKGFVAHKAYGKTYEYYPVISKDEYRKFYLKNVVQDYFSDSYKEVLSFFAREENIGKEDLKELMDMIDKKAERDDD
- a CDS encoding winged helix-turn-helix transcriptional regulator, producing the protein MFHYPHDVHNRREVEAHHHHVLGYGPMRFGRLGIYIPVISNKILTEQLRELEEDGIITRKKYNESPPRVEYSLSEKGRSLVPILNQLSQWCEVNLPHLDLETCHLETDAL